The nucleotide sequence TAAGCCCGTTAAAAAGACGGTAGCCTAAATTAATTTTTTAACGTAACAAGGCAGAAGTCTACGACCTCTATAGGTGGTAGATGAATGCCTATTATTTTTATATATGATATAATCAGTCTCATCATGACCGTGATATCAACGCAAGTCAGAATATATTGGCCGAAGGTATGAGATTACAAAGTCAAAACTAGAAAGAAGAACCGTAGGGACTACGGGGATAGCTCGGGTAGTAAAAAGACACCGCTGATAACAAAGAAATACGTTATCAAGTATGCTTTGTTTCCGAGAAGCTCACACTTCAAGCGTCAAACCTTTAGGTTTAGCTAAGTGTTGAGTAGTTCACTAAGCTCGATGATAAGACCAATGAGTGCAATGAGAAAAATCCCAAATTGCAACATGGTACTTATATCAACCAAAAGGCGTCTCCTTTCTAAAGATTTGATTGATACCACCATAGGCATCACACGGTTCTGTTGCAAAGTTAAAAATCATATAATATTTATACTGAAAAACGGAAAATAATTAATACTAACAAAACTCTTT is from Staphylococcus capitis subsp. capitis and encodes:
- the pepG1 gene encoding type I toxin-antitoxin system toxin PepG1, producing MVVSIKSLERRRLLVDISTMLQFGIFLIALIGLIIELSELLNT